A genomic region of Arachis hypogaea cultivar Tifrunner chromosome 5, arahy.Tifrunner.gnm2.J5K5, whole genome shotgun sequence contains the following coding sequences:
- the LOC112802344 gene encoding serine/threonine-protein kinase EDR1-like gives MKHSTFLSSRSTAGTVRCLYLGVMLWELSTLQQPWGGMNRMQVVGAVGFQHCCLVITDDMDPAVTDIIKQCCRHKGNPHYVRESRVLVKPYREKSKVIERKYADRIPHSMCYSSHHIDIDSEMNSIPRSCGDVRSLRRQLMEEQEQALELIEMQRRRLAAL, from the exons ATGAAGCACAGTACATTCCTTTCTTCCAGATCAACTGCAGGAACA GTGCGATGTTTATACTTGGGAGTCATGTTATGGGAGCTCTCTACTTTGCAACAGCCCTGGGGTGGAATGAATCGGATGCAAGTTGTGGGTGCTGTCGGTTTCCAGCATTGTTGCCTTGTCATTACAGATGATATGGACCCTGCTGTCACGGATATTATCAAGCAATGCTGCAGAC ACAAAGGGAATCCCCATTATGTTCGTGAGTCTCGGGTGCTTGTTAAACCTTACCGGGAAAAGTCAAAGGTTATTGAAAG GAAGTATGCTGATAGAATTCCGCACTCTATGTGTTACTCATCTCACCACATAGACATAGATTCTGAAATGAACTCAA ttCCAAGAAGTTGTGGGGATGTTAGATCTCTTCGGAGACAACTGATGGAAGAGCAGGAGCAAGCGCTAGAACTAATAGAAATGCAAAGGAGACGTTTGGCAGCGTTGTAG
- the LOC112802345 gene encoding uncharacterized protein produces MLSSSTSTITFIFRYSLLQIPSFLSFPSSSSLHSHSEPPSLRQVDEAVDSFTRMLSMRRPPSIIQFTKILGSLAKTNHFPTTISLFQQLQTRGIAPDLFTLSIVINCCFGMGSMTLAFSVLAKIFRMGFQPDTVTMTTILKGLCLCGSVEKAVRFHDRVLAHGFHFDQVTYGTLINGLCKTGHTSAAIQVLRKIPRYGIAPNVFMYSAIIDSLCKDTLVSQAFHLLSEMLAKGISPNVITYNSLIFGLCLEGQYKEAIDLLSDMVLRNITPNVHTYSILIDGLCKEGKIKDAKSVLAVMAKHGVKPNVVTYNSLMDGYCLVNQVNKAKYLFNTMAENKVFPNVQSYNIMINGFCKSKMIDDALNLFEEMRRKNLVPNTVTYSTLIDGLSKSKRISCALELLVKMHERGPPANVVTYNSLLDGMFKNQQPNEAFMLFNQMKESAIDLDIFTYNILIDGLCKGGRLIDAKEIFQDLSFKGYPPNVRTYNIIINGLCKEGLFEEALALLLKMEGNGCLPDAVTFETVIRALFEKNENDMAEKLLREMVARGLLN; encoded by the coding sequence ATGTTGTCATCCTCAACCTCAACGATCACTTTCATTTTTAGGTATTCTCTTCTCCAAATCCCTAGTTTTCTTTCCTTCCCTTCCTCTTCATCCCTTCACTCTCATTCTGAGCCCCCATCCCTTCGCCAAGTTGATGAAGCTGTTGATTCCTTCACTCGCATGCTCTCTATGCGTCGCCCTCCGTCCATCATCCAATTCACCAAGATTTTGGGATCTCTTGCCAAGACCAACCATTTTCCTACCACCATTTCCCTTTTTCAGCAATTGCAAACCAGAGGAATCGCTCCCGACTTATTTACTTTGAGCATCGTAATCAATTGTTGTTTCGGCATGGGTAGTATGACGCTTGCTTTCTCTGTACTGGCCAAAATTTTCAGGATGGGTTTTCAACCTGATACGGTAACTATGACAACAATCCTGAAAGGTCTCTGTCTCTGCGGTAGTGTTGAAAAAGCAGTGCGCTTTCATGACAGAGTGCTGGCTCATGGATTTCACTTCGACCAAGTCACTTATGGGACCTTAATCAATGGGCTCTGTAAGACCGGACACACATCAGCTGCTATTCAAGTGTTGAGAAAGATCCCACGGTATGGCATTGCTCCTAATGTCTTCATGTACAGCGCAATTATTGATAGCCTCTGCAAGGATACACTTGTAAGTCAGGCTTTTCATTTACTCTCTGAAATGCTTGCTAAGGGAATTTCTCCCAATGTTATCACATACAATTCTCTCATTTTTGGATTGTGTCTTGAGGGTCAATATAAGGAAGCCATTGATTTGTTAAGTGATATGGTGCTTAGAAACATTACTCCAAATGTTCATACCTATAGTATTTTGATCGATGGGCTATGCAAGGAAGGAAAGATCAAAGATGCTAAGAGTGTATTGGCTGTAATGGCAAAACATGGTGTGAAACCAAATGTAGTTACTTATAACAGCTTAATGGATGGATATTGTTTGGTTAATCAGGTAAATAAGGCAAAATATTTATTCAACACTATGGCTGAGAATAAAGTGTTTCCTAATGTTCAGAGTTACAATATCATGATTAATGGCTTTTGCAAAAGTAAAATGATCGATGACGCCTTGAATCTCTTCGAAGAGATGCGTCGCAAGAACTTGGTTCCAAACACGGTAACCTACAGCACACTTATTGATGGCttgagcaaatcaaagagaatctCTTGTGCTTTGGAGCTTCTTGTCAAGATGCACGAAAGAGGTCCACCCGCTAATGTAGTCACTTACAATTCCTTGTTGGATGGGATGTTCAAAAACCAACAACCTAACGAGGCATTTATGTTATTCAATCAAATGAAAGAGTCTGCCATTGATCTCGATATATTCACTTACAATATACTTATAGATGGCCTATGCAAAGGTGGAAGACTTATAGATGCAAAAGAGATTTTTCAAGATCTTTCCTTTAAAGGCTATCCTCCAAATGTGAGGACATACAATATTATTATCAATGGGCTCTGCAAAGAGGGCTTGTTTGAAGAAGCATTGGCACTCTTGTTAAAAATGGAAGGCAATGGTTGCTTACCAGATGCTGTGACTTTTGAAACTGTTATCCGTGCTTTgtttgaaaaaaatgagaatgacATGGCTGAGAAACTTCTTCGGGAAATGGTTGCTAGAGGCTTATTGAATTGA
- the LOC112802350 gene encoding uncharacterized protein, protein MLSSSTSRFTFIFRYSLLQIPNFLSFPSSSSLHSHSTRQVDEAVDSFTCMLSMRRPPSIIQFTKILGSLAKTNHFPTAISLFQQLQARGIAPDLFTLNIVVNCCCGMGRMMLAFSVLAKVFRMDYQPDTVTLTTILKGLCFCGNVEKAVRFHDRVLAHGFHFNQVTYGTLINGLCKSGHTSAAIQVLRNIPRYGIAPDVFMYNAIIDSLCKDTLVSQAFHLFSEMLAKGISPDVITYSSLIFGLCLEGQYKEAIDLLSDMVLRNITPNVRTYSILIDGLCKEGMIKDAKSVLAVMAKHGVKPNVVTYTSLMDGYCLVNQVNKAKYLFNTMAENKVFPNVQSYNIMINGFCKSKMIDDALNLFEEMRRKNLVPNTVTYSTLIDGLSKSKRISCALELLVKMHERGPPANVVTYNSLLDGMFNIKQVDKALMLFKQMKENGIDPNICTYNVLIDGLCKGGRLVVAKEIFKDLSVKGYPPNVRTYTIMINGLCREGLFEEALALLSEMEHNGCLPNAVTFETVIRALFEKDENDMAEKLLREMVARGLLN, encoded by the coding sequence ATGTTGTCATCCTCAACCTCAAGGTTCACTTTCATTTTTAGGTATTCTCTTCTCCAAATCCCTAATTTTCTTTCCTTCCCTTCCTCTTCATCCCTTCACTCTCATTCTACTCGCCAAGTTGATGAAGCTGTTGATTCCTTCACTTGCATGCTCTCTATGCGTCGCCCTCCATCCATCATCCAATTCACCAAGATTTTGGGATCTCTTGCCAAGACCAACCATTTCCCCACCGCCATTTCCCTTTTTCAGCAATTGCAAGCCAGAGGAATCGCTCCCGACTTATTTACTTTGAACATCGTAGTTAATTGTTGTTGCGGCATGGGTCGTATGATGCTTGCTTTCTCTGTGTTGGCCAAGGTTTTCAGAATGGATTATCAACCTGATACGGTAACATTGACAACAATCCTGAAAGGCCTCTGTTTCTGTGGTAATGTTGAAAAAGCAGTGCGCTTTCATGACAGAGTGCTGGCTCATGGATTTCACTTTAATCAAGTCACTTATGGGACCTTGATCAATGGCCTCTGTAAGTCCGGACACACATCAGCTGCTATTCAAGTGTTGAGAAACATCCCACGTTATGGCATTGCTCCTGATGTCTTCATGTACAATGCAATTATTGATAGCCTCTGCAAGGATACACTTGTAAGTCAGGCTTTTCATTTATTCTCTGAAATGCTTGCTAAGGGAATTTCTCCCGATGTTATCACATACAGTTCTCTCATTTTTGGATTGTGTCTTGAGGGTCAATATAAGGAAGCCATTGATTTGTTAAGTGATATGGTGCTTAGAAACATTACTCCAAATGTTCGTACCTATAGTATTTTGATCGATGGGCTATGCAAGGAAGGAATGATCAAAGATGCTAAGAGTGTATTGGCTGTAATGGCAAAACATGGTGTGAAACCAAATGTAGTTACTTATACCAGCTTAATGGATGGATATTGTTTGGTTAATCAGGTAAATAAGGCAAAATATTTATTCAACACTATGGCCGAGAATAAAGTGTTTCCTAATGTTCAGAGTTACAATATCATGATTAATGGCTTTTGCAAAAGTAAAATGATCGATGACGCCTTGAATCTCTTCGAAGAGATGCGTCGCAAGAACTTGGTTCCAAACACGGTAACTTACAGCACACTTATTGATGGCttgagcaaatcaaagagaatctCTTGTGCTTTGGAGCTTCTTGTCAAGATGCACGAAAGAGGTCCACCCGCTAATGTAGTCACTTACAATTCCTTGTTGGATGGGAtgttcaatatcaaacaagttgaCAAGGCACTTATGTTATTCAAGCAAATGAAAGAGAATGGCATTGATCCAAATATATGCACGTACAATGTACTTATTGATGGCCTATGCAAAGGTGGAAGACTTGTAGTTGCAAAAGAGATTTTTAAAGATCTTTCTGTGAAAGGCTATCCTCCAAATGTGAGGACATACACTATTATGATCAATGGGCTCTGCAGAGAGGGCTTGTTTGAAGAAGCATTGGCCCTGCTGTCGGAAATGGAACACAATGGTTGCTTACCAAATGCTGTGACTTTTGAAACTGTTATTCGTGCtttgtttgaaaaagatgagaatgaCATGGCAGAGAAACTTCTTCGGGAAATGGTTGCTAGAGGCTTATTGAATTGA